In Streptomyces sp. NBC_00448, the following are encoded in one genomic region:
- a CDS encoding enoyl-CoA hydratase/isomerase family protein, whose translation MGRAETSATVRGAVTASGAGVLELDRPGALNALDLEMARAIDTTLREWREDPAVRSVLVRSTSPKAFCAGGDILAMRAAGLRGDDAAVRTYFSTEYTLNALVAQFPKPYTSLVDGYAMGGGLGISVHGSAMVVTERAVLAMPETAIGFFPDIGATYFLPRLPGAVGWYLGLTGVRISGAAAVECGLATHYVPAADLPALEEALTGADGGAPDAVLERFAVAAPPSELAGHRAAIERCFSAPDLAELRDRLTAQTGAGDAADRAWAEDTLAVLDRASPMSLELTFGLLRAGAGASLAECLALELESACRTAREPDFHEGVRAALVDKDRNPVWAPRP comes from the coding sequence ATGGGCAGGGCAGAGACCTCGGCTACGGTGCGCGGCGCGGTCACCGCCTCAGGTGCGGGCGTCCTGGAACTGGACCGCCCGGGTGCGCTGAACGCGCTGGACCTGGAGATGGCCCGCGCGATCGACACGACGCTGCGCGAATGGCGGGAGGACCCTGCGGTCCGTTCGGTGCTGGTGCGCAGCACCTCCCCGAAGGCGTTCTGCGCCGGCGGTGACATCCTGGCGATGCGCGCCGCGGGCCTGCGCGGCGACGACGCGGCGGTCCGCACGTACTTCAGTACGGAGTACACCCTGAACGCGCTGGTCGCCCAGTTCCCGAAGCCGTACACCTCGCTGGTCGACGGGTACGCGATGGGCGGCGGGCTGGGCATCTCGGTGCACGGCTCGGCGATGGTGGTCACCGAGCGGGCGGTGCTGGCGATGCCGGAGACGGCGATCGGGTTCTTCCCGGACATCGGCGCGACCTACTTCCTGCCCCGGCTGCCGGGCGCCGTCGGCTGGTACCTCGGGTTGACGGGCGTACGGATCTCGGGCGCCGCCGCGGTCGAGTGCGGCCTGGCCACGCACTACGTTCCCGCCGCGGACCTGCCCGCGCTGGAGGAGGCGCTGACGGGGGCGGACGGCGGCGCCCCGGACGCGGTGCTGGAACGGTTCGCCGTGGCCGCGCCGCCCTCCGAACTCGCCGGGCACCGCGCGGCGATCGAGCGCTGCTTCTCCGCCCCGGACCTGGCGGAACTGCGGGACCGGCTCACCGCGCAGACCGGTGCCGGGGACGCCGCGGACCGGGCGTGGGCCGAGGACACCCTCGCGGTGCTGGACCGGGCCAGCCCGATGAGCCTGGAGCTGACCTTCGGGCTGCTGCGCGCGGGCGCCGGCGCGAGCCTGGCGGAGTGCCTGGCCCTGGAGTTGGAGAGCGCCTGCCGCACCGCCCGCGAGCCCGACTTCCACGAAGGGGTGCGTGCCGCGCTGGTGGACAAGGACCGCAACCCCGTCTGGGCGCCGCGCCCGTAG
- a CDS encoding class I SAM-dependent methyltransferase translates to MPREWDARTYDSLPLPHLGWGRRTLARLPLRGDERVLDAGCGTGRDTEGLLDRLPDGRVVAMDGSVRMLDQLRERLAGRLDRVEVVLADLTKPLPFDGEVDAVFSVATFHWVEDHSALFASLAERMRPGARLVSDCGGRGNIAAVNAAVADVTGTVSDTWEFAGVDDTRERLAAAGFTDIDVRLRPDPARFERGEQLESFLATVILGPRLDAMADADHEPFVQAVAARLEEPVADYVRLEISAVRG, encoded by the coding sequence ATGCCCCGGGAATGGGATGCCAGGACGTACGACTCCTTGCCGCTGCCGCACCTCGGCTGGGGGCGGCGCACGCTCGCCCGGCTGCCGCTGCGCGGCGACGAGCGGGTGCTGGACGCGGGGTGCGGTACCGGGCGCGACACGGAAGGGCTGCTGGACCGGCTGCCGGACGGCCGGGTGGTCGCCATGGACGGTTCCGTCCGCATGCTGGACCAGTTGCGCGAGCGGCTGGCCGGACGGCTGGACCGGGTGGAGGTCGTGCTCGCCGACCTGACGAAGCCGCTGCCCTTCGACGGCGAGGTGGACGCGGTCTTCAGCGTCGCGACCTTCCACTGGGTCGAGGACCACTCCGCGCTCTTCGCGTCGCTCGCCGAGCGGATGCGGCCCGGCGCCCGCCTGGTCAGCGACTGCGGCGGCCGCGGCAACATCGCCGCGGTGAACGCGGCTGTCGCCGACGTCACCGGCACCGTCTCCGACACCTGGGAGTTCGCGGGCGTGGACGACACCCGCGAACGGCTGGCCGCCGCCGGGTTCACCGACATCGACGTCCGGCTGCGCCCCGACCCGGCCAGGTTCGAGCGCGGCGAGCAGTTGGAGTCCTTCCTCGCGACCGTCATCCTCGGCCCCCGGCTCGACGCCATGGCCGACGCCGACCACGAGCCCTTCGTCCAGGCGGTCGCCGCGCGGCTGGAAGAACCCGTCGCGGACTACGTCCGGTTGGAGATCTCGGCCGTACGCGGTTGA
- a CDS encoding LacI family DNA-binding transcriptional regulator: MSPVSPKKRPTIADIAEAAGVSKGAVSYALNGKPGVSEGTRARILEIAARMGWHPSSAARALSDGRAGAIGLVVDRPAWVLGIEPFFMRLISGVEAGLAATGTALLLQVTEDAGAEEEAYRRWWGERRVDGVLLVDLREPDPRPALLAELGLPALAVGHAGRVPGVPSVWIDDAVAVRETLAYLAALGHREIARVAGPPHFVHTRERGEAFEAAAEELGLGGITCVYTDYSGEDGARATRRLLSAAERPTAIVYDNDVMAVAALGVTQEMGVSVPGELSLVAWDDSELCRLVHPALTAVSRRVPEYGHRAAQVLLAHVRGERVADVLLEPPVLVPRGSTAPARPAERPLRARRPA, encoded by the coding sequence ATGTCCCCCGTGTCCCCCAAGAAGCGCCCCACCATCGCCGACATCGCCGAGGCGGCAGGTGTTTCGAAGGGCGCGGTGTCCTACGCGCTCAACGGCAAACCGGGCGTGTCGGAGGGAACCCGCGCGCGCATCCTGGAGATCGCCGCCCGGATGGGCTGGCACCCCAGCAGCGCCGCCCGCGCGCTGTCCGACGGCCGGGCCGGCGCGATCGGCCTGGTGGTGGACCGGCCCGCGTGGGTGCTGGGCATCGAACCGTTCTTCATGCGGCTGATCTCCGGTGTCGAGGCCGGGCTCGCCGCCACCGGCACGGCGCTGCTGCTCCAGGTCACCGAGGACGCCGGCGCCGAGGAGGAGGCGTACCGGCGCTGGTGGGGCGAGCGGCGGGTGGACGGCGTGCTCCTGGTGGACCTGCGCGAACCCGATCCGCGCCCCGCGCTGCTCGCCGAACTCGGCCTGCCCGCCCTGGCGGTGGGCCACGCGGGCCGGGTGCCGGGGGTGCCGTCGGTCTGGATCGACGACGCCGTCGCCGTCCGGGAGACCCTCGCCTACCTCGCGGCGCTGGGGCACCGCGAGATCGCCCGGGTGGCCGGCCCACCGCACTTCGTGCACACCCGCGAGCGCGGCGAGGCGTTCGAGGCCGCCGCGGAGGAACTGGGACTCGGCGGCATCACCTGCGTCTACACCGACTACTCCGGGGAGGACGGCGCGCGGGCGACCCGGCGGCTGCTGTCGGCCGCGGAACGGCCCACCGCCATCGTCTACGACAACGACGTGATGGCCGTCGCCGCGCTCGGCGTCACCCAGGAGATGGGAGTGTCGGTGCCGGGCGAGCTGTCCCTCGTCGCCTGGGACGACAGCGAGTTGTGCCGCCTGGTGCACCCCGCGCTGACCGCGGTGAGCCGCCGCGTGCCGGAGTACGGCCACCGCGCCGCGCAGGTCCTGCTCGCACACGTACGGGGGGAGCGGGTGGCGGACGTCCTGCTCGAACCGCCGGTGCTGGTCCCGCGCGGGAGCACCGCCCCGGCCCGCCCCGCCGAACGCCCGCTGCGGGCGCGCCGCCCGGCATAG
- a CDS encoding ricin-type beta-trefoil lectin domain protein, whose protein sequence is MSAATRPRAGRTRMRRTLVGVVTAAAAAVAPMLAMPATAHAAGESVQVYLTTTNDSGGRNVTKGLEQQAPLTFAAGTGGSGQQVAVDEGTQYQQFTGGGASFTDTAAYLLNSSGALSASTRDSVMQKLFDPVNGIGLDFLRNPMGASDLARNNYTYDDMPAGQTDPTLAHFSIAHDQTDVLPLTKQAEQINPDVTVMATPWTPPPWMKDNGSYVQGWLQSQYYAAYAQYFVKYIQAYQAAGVPIDYVSVQNEPTVGGDYPGANWNGSGLAYFTKNDLLPALHTAGLSTKVLALDWNPDSYDSFAAPTVDDESIRDDPNFGGIAWHGYEGSTSEQTTIHNQYPNVPDFDTEHSGGTWIGNQQKEDMENLIDYTRNWGQSWVKWSLAVDQNMGPHNGGCGTCTGLVTVHNGDSRSGQVDYTIEYYTMGQLTKFVRPGAHRISSDDNSTIRNVAWKNPDGSKALIAYNESTSAQPVTVNWGNEHFTYTMPAGASATFTWSGTQGSGGGTSPGHTGAITGYGGKCADVAGGSSANGTAVQLYDCNGSAAQQWTASGDTLQALGKCLDVTSAGTADGSQTQLYDCNGTAAQQWTRGPDNELVNAGSGKCLDATGPSSDNGTRLQIWTCTGAANQQWTAPAA, encoded by the coding sequence ATGAGCGCAGCAACGCGCCCCCGCGCGGGCAGAACCCGTATGCGGCGCACCCTCGTCGGGGTGGTGACGGCGGCCGCGGCGGCCGTCGCCCCCATGCTCGCGATGCCGGCCACCGCGCACGCGGCCGGTGAGAGCGTCCAGGTGTACCTCACCACCACCAACGACTCCGGTGGCCGCAACGTCACGAAGGGCCTGGAGCAGCAGGCCCCGCTGACCTTCGCTGCCGGGACCGGCGGCTCCGGCCAGCAGGTCGCGGTGGACGAGGGCACGCAGTACCAGCAGTTCACCGGCGGTGGCGCGTCGTTCACCGACACCGCCGCCTATCTGCTCAACTCCAGCGGCGCCCTGTCGGCCTCGACCCGCGACTCGGTGATGCAGAAGCTCTTCGACCCGGTCAACGGGATCGGCCTGGACTTCCTGCGCAACCCGATGGGCGCCTCCGACCTGGCCCGCAACAACTACACGTACGACGACATGCCGGCCGGCCAGACCGACCCGACGCTCGCCCACTTCTCCATCGCCCACGACCAGACGGACGTCCTGCCGCTGACCAAGCAGGCCGAGCAGATCAACCCGGACGTCACGGTGATGGCCACCCCGTGGACCCCGCCGCCGTGGATGAAGGACAACGGCAGCTACGTGCAGGGCTGGCTCCAGTCGCAGTACTACGCGGCCTACGCGCAGTACTTCGTGAAGTACATCCAGGCATACCAGGCCGCGGGCGTGCCGATCGACTACGTGTCGGTGCAGAACGAGCCGACGGTCGGCGGCGACTACCCGGGCGCGAACTGGAACGGCTCCGGGCTGGCGTACTTCACCAAGAACGACCTGCTGCCCGCGCTGCACACCGCCGGCCTGTCCACGAAGGTGCTCGCGCTGGACTGGAACCCCGACTCGTACGACAGCTTCGCCGCGCCCACCGTGGACGACGAATCCATCCGCGACGACCCCAACTTCGGCGGGATCGCCTGGCACGGCTACGAGGGCAGCACCAGCGAGCAGACCACGATCCACAACCAGTACCCGAACGTGCCGGACTTCGACACCGAGCACTCCGGCGGCACCTGGATCGGCAACCAGCAGAAGGAGGACATGGAGAACCTGATCGACTACACCCGCAACTGGGGCCAGAGCTGGGTCAAGTGGAGCCTGGCGGTCGATCAGAACATGGGCCCGCACAACGGCGGTTGCGGTACCTGCACCGGCCTGGTCACCGTGCACAACGGCGACAGCCGCAGCGGGCAGGTCGACTACACCATCGAGTACTACACGATGGGCCAGTTGACGAAGTTCGTGCGGCCCGGCGCGCACCGGATCAGCTCCGACGACAACTCCACGATCCGCAACGTCGCGTGGAAGAACCCGGACGGCTCCAAGGCCCTGATCGCCTACAACGAGTCGACCTCCGCGCAGCCGGTCACGGTCAACTGGGGCAACGAGCACTTCACTTACACCATGCCCGCGGGCGCCTCGGCGACGTTCACCTGGTCCGGCACCCAGGGCAGCGGCGGCGGCACCAGCCCCGGCCACACCGGCGCGATCACCGGCTACGGCGGCAAGTGCGCCGACGTGGCCGGCGGCAGCTCCGCCAACGGCACCGCGGTGCAGCTCTACGACTGCAACGGCTCCGCCGCCCAGCAGTGGACCGCCTCGGGCGACACCCTGCAGGCGCTGGGCAAGTGCCTGGACGTCACCTCGGCCGGCACCGCCGACGGCAGCCAGACGCAGTTGTACGACTGCAACGGCACCGCGGCCCAGCAGTGGACCAGAGGCCCGGACAACGAGCTGGTGAACGCCGGCTCGGGCAAGTGCCTGGACGCCACCGGGCCGAGTTCGGACAACGGCACCCGATTGCAGATCTGGACCTGCACCGGTGCCGCCAATCAGCAGTGGACGGCGCCCGCCGCCTGA
- a CDS encoding lysylphosphatidylglycerol synthase domain-containing protein, with product MSVARTDGALWQRASVRSTAMVLPLAAVAVLLASKWTLINSGAGQLGSADGEWLAVACLAAVMTWVFSAVALQGAVLRPVPPGRLLAAQFAASAANHVLPAGVGGNAVNLRFLVRRGMTPTAALAALAVRAAAAVAGRIVLLLVALLVFPDALHIRRVVSGRPALPDHPLLLAVGGGAALAGIVLLLRYARRLGARLRGFVASVAHDVRAVHRDRSRVAALWGGSLAFPMMHGAVVAAVIRAVHAPVPVSGVMVAYLCASTAAGWLPTPAGIGSLDAALALALVTAGASAVAATSAVLGYRLLTTWLPLIPGAAVLAVLVRRGEL from the coding sequence GTGTCCGTCGCACGCACCGATGGAGCCTTGTGGCAGCGCGCTTCCGTGCGTTCGACGGCGATGGTGCTGCCGCTCGCCGCCGTCGCCGTGCTGCTGGCCAGCAAGTGGACGCTCATCAACTCCGGGGCGGGGCAGCTCGGTTCCGCCGACGGCGAGTGGCTCGCGGTGGCCTGCCTGGCCGCGGTCATGACCTGGGTCTTCTCCGCCGTCGCGCTCCAGGGCGCGGTGCTTCGTCCGGTCCCGCCCGGGCGGTTGCTGGCCGCGCAGTTCGCCGCCTCGGCCGCCAACCACGTGCTGCCGGCCGGCGTCGGCGGCAACGCGGTGAACCTGCGGTTCCTGGTCCGGCGCGGGATGACCCCCACCGCCGCGCTGGCCGCCCTCGCGGTGCGCGCGGCGGCGGCCGTGGCCGGGCGGATCGTGCTGCTGCTGGTGGCGCTGCTGGTCTTCCCCGACGCGCTGCACATCCGGCGGGTGGTCTCCGGGCGGCCCGCGCTGCCGGACCACCCGCTGCTGCTCGCGGTCGGCGGCGGCGCCGCGCTGGCCGGGATCGTGCTGCTGCTGCGGTACGCCCGCAGGCTCGGCGCGCGGCTGCGCGGCTTCGTCGCCTCGGTCGCGCACGACGTGCGGGCGGTGCACCGCGACCGGTCCAGGGTGGCGGCCCTGTGGGGCGGTTCGCTCGCCTTTCCGATGATGCACGGCGCGGTGGTGGCCGCCGTGATCCGCGCGGTGCACGCGCCGGTGCCGGTCAGCGGGGTGATGGTGGCGTACCTGTGCGCGAGCACCGCTGCCGGCTGGCTGCCGACGCCGGCCGGGATCGGTTCGCTGGACGCGGCTCTCGCGCTGGCGCTGGTCACCGCGGGCGCCTCCGCGGTCGCCGCGACCTCGGCCGTGCTGGGATACCGCCTGCTCACCACGTGGCTGCCGCTCATTCCCGGCGCCGCCGTGCTCGCGGTGCTGGTACGCCGCGGGGAACTTTAA
- a CDS encoding RICIN domain-containing protein, producing MSAPPRTRRIRPFALLAVAALLLFGWLQQAAAATSASGSAAPAAASPAAATFTDDFNGPAGSAVDSSKWGYETGDNVDNHEREYYTSGTQNAALDGQGDLVITARKENPANYQCWYGTCQYTSARLSTPQKFTQAYGHFETRMKLPRGQGMWPAFWLLGDDIGSVGWPNSGEIDIMENVGFEPGSVHGTIHGPGYSGSNGIGAGYTLPGGQSFSDAFHTFAVDWAPNSISWSVDGQVYETRTPADLGGNRWVFDHPFYIILNLAVGGYWPGDPDGSTSFPQQLVVDYVHVTTSGSSGGGTGGTITGIGGKCVDVTGANNANGTPVELYDCNGTGAQQWTSTGGTLQALGKCLDVTAAGTADGTPVQLYDCNGSAAQQWVVNSAHDIVNPAANKCLDATGNSSANGTRLQIWTCTGAANQKWTYTG from the coding sequence ATGTCGGCACCACCCCGCACCCGGCGTATCCGTCCCTTCGCGCTGCTCGCCGTGGCCGCGCTGCTGCTGTTCGGCTGGCTCCAGCAGGCCGCCGCCGCGACGAGCGCGAGCGGTTCGGCGGCGCCCGCGGCGGCGTCCCCCGCCGCGGCCACCTTCACCGACGACTTCAACGGCCCGGCCGGAAGCGCCGTCGACAGCTCCAAGTGGGGCTACGAGACCGGCGACAACGTCGACAACCACGAGCGCGAGTACTACACCAGCGGCACCCAGAACGCGGCGCTCGACGGGCAGGGCGACCTGGTGATCACCGCCCGCAAGGAGAACCCGGCCAACTACCAGTGCTGGTACGGCACCTGCCAGTACACCTCGGCGCGGCTGTCCACCCCGCAGAAGTTCACCCAGGCGTACGGCCACTTCGAGACCCGGATGAAGCTGCCCCGCGGACAGGGCATGTGGCCCGCGTTCTGGCTGCTCGGCGACGACATCGGGTCGGTCGGCTGGCCGAACAGCGGTGAGATCGACATCATGGAGAACGTCGGCTTCGAGCCCGGCTCCGTGCACGGCACCATCCACGGCCCCGGCTACTCCGGCTCCAACGGCATCGGCGCCGGCTACACCCTGCCCGGCGGCCAGAGCTTCTCCGACGCCTTCCACACCTTCGCCGTCGACTGGGCGCCGAACTCGATCTCCTGGTCGGTGGACGGCCAGGTCTACGAGACCCGCACCCCCGCCGACCTCGGCGGCAACCGCTGGGTCTTCGACCACCCGTTCTACATCATCCTCAACCTCGCGGTCGGCGGGTACTGGCCCGGCGACCCCGACGGCAGCACCTCCTTCCCGCAGCAACTCGTCGTGGACTACGTCCACGTCACCACCAGCGGCTCCTCCGGCGGCGGCACCGGCGGCACCATCACCGGCATCGGCGGCAAGTGCGTCGACGTGACCGGCGCGAACAACGCCAACGGCACGCCCGTCGAGCTCTACGACTGCAACGGCACCGGCGCCCAGCAGTGGACCTCCACCGGCGGCACCCTCCAGGCGCTCGGCAAGTGCCTGGACGTGACCGCGGCCGGCACCGCCGACGGCACACCCGTGCAGCTCTACGACTGCAACGGCTCCGCGGCCCAGCAATGGGTGGTCAACAGCGCCCACGACATCGTCAACCCGGCGGCGAACAAGTGCCTGGACGCCACCGGGAACAGCTCCGCCAACGGCACCAGGCTGCAGATCTGGACCTGCACCGGCGCCGCCAACCAGAAGTGGACGTACACGGGCTGA
- a CDS encoding ricin-type beta-trefoil lectin domain protein has product MRKTTGILAGAALAAGVLSTLGPAQSAFAATGAITGYGGKCVDVASASSANGTAVQLYDCNGTTAQSWTVGSDNSLQALGKCMDVTAAGTADGTPVQLYDCNGSAAQQWTASNGALVNTGSGKCLDATGPSSANGTRLQIWTCAGSANQQWTLPTGGGTTPPPASVQAVAPYLYNGWGNPPDPTTIMNATGVKWFTLAFVLSNGTCNPQWDGSRSLTGGVDQSTIDKVRAAGGDVVPSFGGYSGNKLEQSCTSASALAGAYQKVISAYGLKAIDIDIEADAYSNGTVQQRVVDALKTVKADNPGLTVYVTIGTGQSGPDTGLIDKAAASGLTVDAWTIMPFDFGGAGQNMGTLTEQAADGLKNALKSAYGYSDDVAYRHSGISSMNGITDNNETVTLDDFRTILGYAQAHHLARLTFWSANRDRPCPGAYPNDDTCSGVSQQAWDFTRILAQYAG; this is encoded by the coding sequence ATGCGGAAGACCACCGGAATCCTCGCCGGCGCGGCGCTCGCCGCCGGCGTGCTGAGCACCCTCGGCCCGGCCCAGAGCGCGTTCGCGGCCACCGGCGCCATCACCGGCTACGGCGGCAAGTGCGTGGACGTCGCCTCGGCGAGTTCGGCCAACGGCACCGCGGTGCAGCTCTACGACTGCAACGGCACCACCGCGCAGAGTTGGACCGTCGGCTCCGACAACTCCCTCCAGGCGCTGGGCAAGTGTATGGACGTCACCGCCGCGGGCACCGCCGACGGCACGCCGGTGCAGCTCTACGACTGCAACGGCTCCGCCGCCCAGCAGTGGACCGCGAGCAACGGCGCACTCGTCAACACCGGCTCCGGCAAGTGCCTGGACGCCACCGGCCCGAGCTCCGCCAACGGCACCCGGCTGCAGATCTGGACCTGCGCCGGGTCCGCCAACCAGCAGTGGACGCTGCCCACCGGCGGCGGCACCACCCCACCGCCCGCGAGCGTCCAGGCGGTCGCCCCCTACCTGTACAACGGCTGGGGCAACCCGCCCGACCCGACCACGATCATGAACGCCACCGGCGTGAAGTGGTTCACCCTCGCCTTCGTGCTCAGCAACGGCACCTGCAACCCCCAGTGGGACGGCAGCCGTTCACTCACCGGCGGGGTCGACCAGAGCACCATCGACAAGGTGCGCGCGGCCGGCGGCGACGTGGTCCCGTCCTTCGGCGGCTACAGCGGCAACAAGCTGGAGCAGTCCTGCACCAGCGCGAGCGCGCTCGCCGGGGCCTACCAGAAGGTGATCAGCGCCTACGGCCTGAAGGCGATCGACATCGACATCGAGGCCGACGCCTACAGCAACGGCACCGTCCAGCAGCGGGTGGTCGACGCGCTCAAGACCGTCAAGGCGGACAACCCGGGGCTGACCGTCTACGTCACCATCGGCACCGGCCAGTCGGGCCCCGACACCGGACTGATCGACAAGGCCGCCGCCTCCGGCCTGACCGTCGACGCGTGGACCATCATGCCGTTCGACTTCGGCGGCGCCGGACAGAACATGGGCACCCTCACCGAACAGGCCGCGGACGGGCTGAAGAACGCCCTGAAGAGCGCCTACGGCTACAGCGACGACGTGGCGTACCGGCACAGCGGCATCTCGTCGATGAACGGCATCACCGACAACAACGAGACCGTCACCCTGGACGACTTCCGCACCATCCTCGGCTACGCCCAGGCCCACCACCTGGCCCGGCTGACCTTCTGGTCCGCCAACCGCGACCGGCCGTGCCCCGGCGCGTACCCCAACGACGACACCTGCTCCGGAGTCTCCCAGCAGGCCTGGGACTTCACCCGCATCCTCGCGCAGTACGCGGGGTGA